One Microvirga thermotolerans DNA window includes the following coding sequences:
- a CDS encoding ABC transporter permease: MIPSKAGAPAVASPFDTPLRKKVLRRIRSRPTTRGAAILLGILVLLALLAPIIAPQNPHDLASLSVMDNRLAPGSQGMTGITYWLGTDAQGRDMLSAILYGLRTSLLVGLTSTVGALVVGIAAGLVAAQFGGAVDAAIMRVVDFMLGFPSILVALVLLASIGRGIDKVILAIVLVQWAQYARLMRAAALVERRKEYIEAAVNFGLPTRHIMLAHLLPNSIGSVLVVSTISIANAITLEATLSFLGVGVPVTQPSLGLLIANGFEFLLSGEYWIAVFPGIALVLLIMSLNLVGDRLRRSFNVRGP, from the coding sequence ATGATCCCGTCCAAGGCGGGCGCGCCGGCCGTGGCGTCCCCTTTCGACACGCCGTTGCGGAAGAAGGTCCTCCGCCGGATCCGGAGCCGCCCCACCACGCGCGGCGCGGCGATCCTGCTGGGCATTCTCGTCCTGCTCGCGCTCCTTGCGCCTATCATCGCGCCCCAGAACCCCCACGACCTCGCTTCCCTGAGCGTCATGGACAACCGTCTCGCGCCGGGATCGCAAGGCATGACGGGGATCACGTACTGGCTCGGAACTGACGCCCAGGGACGGGACATGCTCAGCGCGATCCTGTACGGCCTCCGAACCAGCCTTCTCGTCGGGTTGACCTCCACGGTCGGCGCCCTCGTCGTCGGGATCGCGGCCGGGCTGGTCGCCGCCCAGTTCGGCGGAGCCGTCGACGCGGCGATCATGCGCGTCGTGGACTTCATGCTCGGCTTCCCGTCGATCCTCGTCGCGCTCGTCCTGCTCGCCTCGATCGGCCGCGGAATCGACAAGGTGATCCTCGCGATCGTCCTCGTTCAGTGGGCGCAGTACGCGCGGCTGATGCGGGCGGCTGCGCTTGTCGAAAGACGCAAGGAATACATCGAGGCGGCGGTGAATTTCGGTCTGCCGACCCGGCACATCATGCTCGCGCATCTTCTGCCGAACTCCATCGGCTCGGTGCTCGTCGTCTCCACCATCAGCATCGCGAACGCGATCACGCTGGAGGCGACGCTCTCCTTCCTCGGGGTCGGCGTTCCGGTGACGCAGCCCTCCCTCGGCCTCCTGATCGCCAACGGCTTCGAGTTCCTCCTCTCCGGGGAATACTGGATCGCCGTCTTCCCCGGCATCGCTCTCGTGCTGCTGATCATGTCGCTCAACCTCGTCGGCGACCGCCTGCGCCGCAGCTTCAATGTGAGGGGGCCATGA